One window of the Pirellulales bacterium genome contains the following:
- a CDS encoding DNA polymerase IV — protein sequence MILHVDMDAFYASIEERDDPSLVGHPVIVGGVPDQRGVVAAANYEARRYGVHSAMASATAYRLCPHAIVLPPRLDYYAEVSCRIRAIFERFTPLVEPLSLDEAFLDVSGSIQLFGTPETIGKRIKEEIRDELRLVASVGIAPNKFLAKIASDLQKPDGFVVVAPDAVQSFLDPLPVGRLWGVGRATNASLQRLGIETIGQLRALSSSILEQISGQLGMRFWQLAHGVDNRKVVPDREAKTISHETTFASDISDVNALRVWLWELTEQVARRLRRHELKGRTVHLKIRSHEFRTLTRARTLARPTDVTQEVWQAVAELLDELRASERFPVRLLGVGVSNLQKDAKAQLGLFDSEEHLKQRQLDKVADSIRDRYGANSIKRGTRLRRDGTPDHTKQPANPGFPQDPDSARHFFPSGRRP from the coding sequence ATGATCCTGCACGTAGACATGGATGCGTTCTACGCGTCGATCGAAGAGAGGGACGACCCTTCGTTGGTCGGCCATCCGGTCATCGTGGGCGGCGTGCCGGATCAGCGCGGGGTCGTCGCGGCGGCAAACTACGAGGCACGTCGCTACGGCGTTCACAGCGCCATGGCTTCGGCCACGGCGTACCGACTTTGCCCACATGCAATCGTACTTCCGCCGCGGCTTGACTATTACGCCGAGGTGTCATGCCGGATTCGCGCGATCTTCGAACGTTTTACGCCTTTGGTCGAGCCCTTGTCTTTGGACGAGGCGTTTCTGGACGTGTCGGGGAGCATCCAACTATTCGGGACGCCAGAAACGATTGGCAAGCGGATCAAGGAAGAGATTCGCGACGAACTCCGGCTGGTGGCCTCGGTGGGGATTGCTCCTAACAAGTTCCTCGCCAAGATCGCCAGCGACTTGCAAAAGCCCGACGGCTTTGTCGTGGTGGCTCCCGACGCGGTGCAATCGTTTCTCGATCCGCTGCCGGTGGGCCGGTTATGGGGAGTCGGCCGGGCAACGAACGCGTCATTGCAGCGACTAGGAATCGAAACCATCGGTCAGTTACGCGCGCTTTCCTCGTCGATTTTGGAGCAAATCAGCGGCCAACTTGGCATGCGGTTTTGGCAGCTGGCGCACGGGGTCGACAACCGCAAGGTCGTTCCCGATCGGGAAGCAAAGACCATCTCGCACGAGACGACTTTCGCCAGCGACATCTCCGACGTTAATGCACTGCGAGTGTGGCTATGGGAACTGACCGAACAGGTGGCTCGGCGCTTGCGCCGTCATGAGCTTAAAGGTCGCACCGTACACCTCAAGATCCGCTCGCACGAATTCCGGACATTGACGCGGGCTCGGACCTTGGCCCGCCCCACGGACGTAACGCAAGAGGTATGGCAAGCGGTCGCCGAGCTGTTGGATGAGCTCCGTGCGAGCGAGCGCTTCCCCGTCCGACTGCTGGGCGTGGGCGTCAGCAATCTGCAAAAGGACGCGAAGGCGCAGCTCGGCTTGTTCGATAGCGAAGAGCACCTCAAACAGCGTCAGCTCGACAAAGTTGCCGACAGCATTCGTGATCGCTACGGGGCAAACAGCATTAAGCGCGGTACCAGGCTGAGGCGCGACGGAACGCCAGACCACACGAAACAGCCAGCAAATCCCGGCTTCCCTCAGGACCCCGATTCCGCCCGCCACTTCTTTCCCTCCGGCCGCAGGCCGTAG
- a CDS encoding amidohydrolase family protein gives MTKPELPRIVDTHQHLWDLKRFSLPWAKDNKVLGRDFLMSDYFQATAGLPIAQTVYMEVDVTPTQQEAEARYVIDLCRREDNPMAAAVISGRPGQPGFREYILKFKDATAIKGVRQVLHVPTTPAGYCLEPGFVRDIQFLGEHGLSFDLCMRSGELLDGDKLVAQCPHTRFIVDHCGNMSVQETEPDKRRPWMEGMRHLADHDHVVCKVSGIVASAKPDWTVEQLAPNIQFTLDTFGENRVMFGGDWPVCTLTSTYRRWVESLDEITRAQSTAARTKLFHDNAVRFYGLRPEGKKWRAESGS, from the coding sequence ATGACAAAACCCGAGTTACCTCGAATTGTCGATACCCACCAGCACTTGTGGGATTTGAAACGGTTTTCTTTGCCCTGGGCGAAGGACAACAAAGTCCTCGGGCGCGATTTTCTGATGTCAGACTATTTTCAGGCAACGGCGGGCTTGCCGATCGCGCAGACCGTGTACATGGAGGTGGACGTCACGCCCACGCAGCAAGAGGCCGAAGCCCGCTACGTGATCGACCTCTGCCGGCGCGAGGATAATCCGATGGCCGCGGCCGTGATTTCGGGCCGGCCCGGGCAGCCAGGCTTTCGCGAATACATTCTCAAGTTCAAGGACGCCACGGCGATCAAAGGGGTGCGCCAGGTTTTGCACGTACCGACAACGCCCGCGGGCTATTGCCTCGAACCTGGTTTCGTGCGCGATATTCAGTTCCTGGGCGAGCACGGCCTGAGTTTTGATTTGTGCATGCGTTCGGGCGAACTGCTCGACGGCGACAAGCTGGTGGCGCAATGCCCACACACACGATTCATCGTCGATCACTGTGGCAACATGAGTGTGCAAGAGACCGAACCCGACAAGCGCAGACCGTGGATGGAAGGGATGCGGCACCTGGCGGATCACGATCACGTGGTCTGCAAGGTGTCGGGCATTGTCGCTTCGGCCAAGCCTGATTGGACGGTCGAGCAACTGGCGCCGAACATTCAATTCACGCTCGACACGTTCGGCGAGAATCGGGTGATGTTCGGCGGCGATTGGCCCGTTTGCACCCTCACATCCACCTACCGCCGCTGGGTCGAGTCGCTCGATGAAATCACACGAGCGCAATCCACCGCTGCGCGGACCAAACTGTTCCACGATAACGCGGTGCGCTTCTACGGCCTGCGGCCGGAGGGAAAGAAGTGGCGGGCGGAATCGGGGTCCTGA